GGTATGTGGGAGTTTGTTTCATACACCAAAGTTTGTGAAGGTAAATATTCTACCTGGTTTATTTTTATGACTTAGTAATTGAGAATTTGACAATAGCGTTATACCTTTCCCCTGAGATTTACAAATCTGTACCTAGCATTCCTCCTCATATAGGCATTCAGTAAAcgataagtgaaataaaaagtgaatgaaaaaataatatcctTAATGATCAGggcatttctgtaaaaaaataaactcttttatTTCCTCCCAGGGTCGTCAGACTCCAAAACATATTTCTGAAAGTCTGGGAGCTGAGGTGGATCCTGATATGTCTTGGTCAAGTTCTTTAGCTACACCACCCACCCTTAGTTCTACTGTGCTCATAGGTAATAATAGCAAATGTATATTTACAAGAAAGAGCAGAGGAGGTTGATAATTGTCATCTCTAATacttctgttaaaaagaaaatatgaaaagaaaatattagataaTGTCTTTGATAATTGTGTTAGCAGTTGAcaataattttattctattaagTGTAGATTGggataaatacaaatacattaaGTGGTAGTCTGTCCACCGGGGTCAAGCATTATGTTTTAGTACGATGTGATTAATGTAGAATAGCTTACAAATATTCCTTTACTGGCCCATACAAGCATTTAAGAGGCAGTATTTGgtgtgactgtttttttttttttttttacagatgatTGTGGTAATTAGGGCATTAAAGCAGCATTAAATaagcttttgttttctctacttAAATGTGTTCTAAGGTCTGTATTGCCAGTAGTACTGAGTTGAGGTCTTAAATTTCACAAGTGTAAATTACACAACTATGTGATAAACTGCAATAtttaatttatccattcattaaacTGTAAACTATTTGCAGTCTCACCATAGTTTCTGTTACTAGGATCTAGAAATATTTCCAATTgtaggctggttgcagtggctcacgcctgtgataccaacactttgggaggctgagaagggcagatcacatgaggccaggagtttgagaccagcctgtacaacgtagtgaaaccctgtctctattaaaaatacaaaaattagccaggtgtggtagaacacacccgtaatcccagctacttgggggctgaggcaagagaattgcttgaacccgggaggcagaggttgcagtgagccgagattgtgccactgcactccagcctgggtgacagggaggctgagacaggaggatcacgaggtcaggagatcgagaccatcctggctaacatggtgaaaccccatctctactaaaaatagaaaaaattagctgggcgtggtggcagatacctgtagtcccagctacccaggaggctgaggcaggaggatggtgtgaacctgggaggcgaatcttgtagtgatctgagatcacgccattgcactccagcctgtgcgacagtgcaagactccatctcaaaaaaaaaaaaccaaaaaaactttcTGTTATAAAACTACTTattgtgcgacagagcgagactccgtctcaaaaaaaaaaatacttcctgTTATAAAACTACTTAAAGATctcggagtagctgagatttggCTAATCATGACTTAGTATTTGAAAagttgtgactttttttttttttttaattgagacaaggttcttctctgttgcccaggctggagtgcagtggcatagtcgcagttcactgcagcctcaacctcccaggctcaattaaTCTTTCTACCtcttagccttccaagtatctgggactacaggtaccatGCCACCAGTGTACTAccagtcctggctaattttttttgtattttttgtaaaggtgggccctgccatgttgcccacacttgtctcaaattcctgagctcaagcagccaccacacccacctgtgaccattcttttttatttttatgagataataaacatataagtttaaataaatatctgtaaataaatatgattataGTACAAACAAGTATTTGGAAGTTCATCTAAACAAACGCATCACAGTTTATAGGCAAAGGATGAAAGATTGaataataatgggaaaaaaagtaagtattcattaatattctttttctttttttgttttgaggcagagtctcgctctgttgctcaagctggagttcagtggtgccatctcggctcactgcaaactctgccttccgggttcaagcaattttcctgcctcagactcctgagtagctgggattacaggcacccaccaccacacccaactaatttttgtatttttagtggagagggagTTTCACTGGGTTGGCCAGtgtgttctcgaactcctgacctcaagtgatctgcccgtctcagccacatttttttttctaagaagatACTGGGCCAGATCATTGTTTCTCAATTTGCAGATTATGACCTATTAATAGTTGTGAAACTTATTTTGTGAGTCATATCtgctctttttaaatgtaatgaaaattCTGAGTACATCACGTAGTTAgggtttagaaaataaaaaatacagtataccTAGTTAAATTTAGACTTCAGATTAACAGCGAATAATTTTGAGACATACTTAACACTAAAAAATTATtcgttgtttatctgaaattcaaatttaatgagGTGTCTTGTATTTTATCCAGAAGTCCTACACACAGTAAAGTTTGTTTTGTAAAACGTTTTTACTTGACCGTTGTGTGCCCATGTATGTGTGCAGtcataaagtgtgtgtgtgtgtgtgtgtgtgtgtgtgtgtgtgtatatgtataactAGGTTGTACTCAAAGCCCGAGCTTAATTTATTCCCAAACCagtattatattttgtttattctagCAAAATAACATTCTATTTTGATTCATCTTTAGCCGGGAGTAAACCCTATTCTGTTGCTTAGATGAAATAATATGgataaaatcattttgaaaagacGTGTTTAACATACAGTATGCCTTTAGGCTTTAATATTATCTAAATGAATGTTAAAGTCTCCAAGCTTTAGCTTTTAAGTCATAACCTCACAACATCATCTGATTTTCCAATTCATTGTGGACAGTATTACCATAAAGTAATGATCACTAAGCCATATCTTACCACCTTGTGAGTAGTACGAAGGAAGGAAGTATAGTTTATTCACTGTGTTGACTGACCTTTCTAGTTACTATACTTGAGTACTTGAATCAATTCATTTTGTTTCAAATGTGTCACGTAATCAAATAGTAGATGTGCTTTTTGATGTCTGACAAAAAATGAGTTTTTGCATTCTAGTGATAATATACAATACACATAAATTTTTGTCTTGCAGTCAGAAATGAGGAAGCATCTGAAACTCTATTTCCTCATGATACTACTGCTGTAAGTAAATATGACAAATTGATTAGACTGTTGAAACTGCTAACAATTTTGGAATGCCTTGttaaattatttatcttaaaatttttaatttcctaatCTGTAATTTATCTAAGCCTTTGAAAAAGTCTCTAAACCTGATGCTATATGTGATTTtacctttctgtgaaactctgCTGTCTCTGTTTAAGTtgcatatatacaatatatacagtaGTCCTGTCTTATTCATGGGGTATACATTCCAATATcccccagtgaatgcctgaaaccTTAGATAGTACCGAACCCTATacgtatattaaaaatatgtgtagtatttatgtatatatacctataatctttttttctataaGCACGTACcctgtgataaagtttaattcataaattaggcacagtaagagattaacaagaactaataataaaatagaacaattataacaaaatagcgtaataaaagttatgtgaatgttttgtctctctgtctcaaaataccTTATTGTTCTGTACTCGTGTGGCAGCAGCTTCATCAGcagatgaatataaaaataaaaatttttatatttttcagtccAAACCTATTCTTGAATCTGTGTAACATTCCCTTACTTGCAGTAAATGGCTTGGTATCATTTGTTTCAGGAGATCCCTTGCCAAAGTTTTCGTATAGGCTCTATGCTTTCTGGCATAATGTGTAGCTGTCAATCAAAACAATCTGTTCATGTTTTCTACCCACAAATGTAataccttttttatttctatggtgCACTGTGTGgccataacttttgcagtttgagctGTGACAGGAAAACCAGCTCATATGTCTTCCTCCTTCACAATCTCACAGATAGATTTGTTCTTACCATAGATTTtgcagtacatttttttttccttaagtcgAGAACTTTCACTGTTTCaattaaaggaagcactttatggcttctTTCTGGCATATTTGAATTGCCAGCATCATTAcacttgtgctttggggccattgttaagtaaaataagggtgacttgaacacaagcactgtggtACCACAATAGCCGATCTGATAACCAAGACTACTAAGTGAGTAACAGGTGAGTCCCATATACAGCCTGGATACTAtcgctggacaaagggatgattcatgtcccaAGTGGGATGGAGCAAGATGGTGCaagttttttttctccatttccattttcctttcctaAGATTTCCACATCGTAATGGtgcaagatttcatcacactactcaggatggcacacaatttaaaacttattgcttacttctggaattttccattaaaaatttttgGACCTAGTTTGATTGCAGGTAACTGAAATCACCAaaagtgaaaccatggataaggggggactactacTATATTTGCATTGAGAGTTTTTATACTAGTGATTTTTAAACTATACTTTTTGCAGAATGTGAAAAGCTCTTTTTCTAACCATGATAAAAGTCTGAAGAAAAATGATAGATGTATCCCTTCTGTGACAGACAGTGAAAACACAAATCAAAGAGAAGCTACAAGTCATAGTAAGTCCTCTGTTTAGTTGAACTacagttttttgttattgttttgggtttttttttttgagatggagccttgcgcTGTCACCCataatctcagtttactgcaacctctgcctcccgtgcttaggcgattctcctgcctcagcttcccaagtagctgggattacaagcatgcactaccacgcccgactactttttgtatttttagtagagatgacatttcaccatgttggccaagctggtctcaaatgggcataagccaccgtgcccagcttgaaCTACTGTTTTTAATTGGCACCATTGAAGGATTGCTCCTCTTTTcttaaagagaaaatacattacttttcctttcttgacTACTGAAGTAGTGTTTTATCTTAAAGTATTGAGAGTAGAAACTAACTtgatgtgcctgtgatcccagctactcaggaggctgaggtgggaggatcgcttaagcccagggggtcaaggttgcagtgagctgtgtttgtgccactgcactcccacctgggcgacagagtgagaccctgtctcaatggaaaaaaagagaaactaattTGATTTCCATGACGGTATTTAAATACCGTATAAGATAGTGCTGTTCAATATGTGGTTGTGACACAAAAACAAAGCCTATTGAAAATTTTCAGAGACAGTAAGATATATAATTAACAAAATCTGagcttttttttctaattagaaaGTAAATGTGGTTTAGATATACCATAGTTTACCTAATCAGGTCATGGATTATTGCACTTTTCttagtatgtgtgtatgtttgtataacTGTAGGATTTGATATCTGTTTTTGCCTGTGGtatcatgtatgtatgtatatgcatatgtaaagtCAGATTTACCCTTATACGGCCACAAAATTGATTTGGAACATCTGTTTTGATAGGTCTTAGaatatttaattgtatatatGGTAAGATTAGGTGAGTTTTAATTGTGTAGAACTGCTAAAGAAAGATTTTTAGGGATTGTTGTATGAATAAAAGGCTTTAGGTTCATTGGAATCAGGGGAATCAGGCTTTACTAGGAGAACAGGAGAAGGGGTGActagccaaaaaataaaatgccaagtaCTCACAATAACCCTTTAAATACTGACATGTAATATTAAGTATATTCTACATATACTTTTTCTATGAGAAAGGTTATGAGAATAATGTAAATTATATGGCTTATAAAATGTCATTAATGTGCTTCTGTTTTATACTTTAACAGGATTTGGAAGAACATTAGGGAATTCATTTAAAGTAAATAGCTGCAAAGACCACATTGGAAAGTCAATGCCAAATGTCCTAGAAGATGAAGTATATGAAACAGTTGTAGATACCTCTGAAGAAGATagtttttcattatgtttttctAAATGTAGAACAGGAAATCTACAAAAAGTAAGAACTAGCAagactaggaaaaaaattttCCATGAAGCAAACGCTGATGAATGTGAAAAATCTAAAAaccaagtgaaagaaaaatactcaTTTGTATCTGAAATGGAATCAAGTGATACTGATCCATTAGATTCAAATGTAGCAAATCAGAAGCCCTTTGAGAGTGGAAGTGACAAAATCTCCAAGGAAGTTGTACCATCTTTGGCCTGCGAATGGTCTCAACTAACCCTTTCAGGTCTAAATGGAACCCAGATGGAGAAAATACCCCTATTGCATATTTCTTCTTGTGaccaaaataattcagaaaaagacCTATTAAAcacagagaatgaaagaaagaaagattttcttACTTCAGAGAATTCTTTGCCACATATTTCTAGCCTACCAAAATCAGAGAAGCCATTAAATGAGGAAACAGTGGTAAATAAGAGAGATGAAGAGCAGCATCTTGAATCTCACAGAGACTACATTCTTGCAGTAAAGCAGGCAGTATCTGAAACTTCTCCAATGGCTTCTTCATTTCAGGGTATCAAAAAGTCTATATTCAGAATAAGAGAATCACCTAAAGAGACTTTCAATGCAAGTTTTTCAGGTCATGTGACTGAtccaaactttaaaaaagaaactgaagcctCTGAAAGTGGACTGGAAATACATACTGTTTGCTCACGGAAGGATGACTCCTTATGTCCAAATTCAATTGATAATGGAAGCTGGCCAGCTGCCACCACACAGACTTCTGTAGCTTCGAAGAATGCAGGTTTAATATctactttgaaaaagaaaacaaataagtttATTTATGCTATACGTGATGAAACATcttatcaaggaaaaaaaataccgAAAGACCAAAAATCAGAACTAATGAACTGTTCAGCCCAATTTGAAGCAAATGCTTTTGAAGCACCACTTACATTTGCAAATGCTGATTCAggtacctttctctttttttatttttttttttgagtaaataatacatatagttttatagatgatgattccttatgtgtttttttgtgctttttaaaatcttcgTATCTTATATTTAATCTTAGGCATTGTCTGTATGCATTattgtttaggtctttaattaCCAGTGTTTAGAATCAGGTCACTCAAACATGGTAGATAAGTTTGCATAGTATGTATATATCCGTCACTCTTGAGACagctttattttaagttctagggtacatgtgcaggacgtgcaggtttgttacataggtaaacgtgtgccatgttggtttgctgcacctgtcaacccttcacctaagtattaagcccaacatgtattaactatttttcctgatgctctccctcccccagcacacCCCACCTCCAGACAGACcgtagtgtgtgttgttcccctccctgtgtccgtgtgttctcattgttcagctcccacttatgagtgagaacatgtgatgtttggttttctgttcctgcattagtttgcttaggataatggcttccaactccatccatgtccctgcaaaggacatgatcttgttccttttatggctgcatggtattccatggtgtatagtttcacattttctttatctagtctgtcactgatgggcatttgggttgattccatgtctgtgctattgtgaatagtgctgcggcgaacatacatgtgaatgtatctttataatagaatgatttttattcctttggtatatacccagtaatgagattgctgagttagatggtatttctggttctaagtctttgaggaattgccacactgtcttccacaatggttgaactaatttacattccagcCAACAACTTGAGACAGTTTTTGATTCATAAACATTCAGAGCTTGGCTAGCTAATTCctgctttaatttaaaaagtgtttattatACACAAATTGGACAACTCTATAAATATGTGTTGGTATTTACTATGTATTTTTCTCTAAAGCATGTTAAAAAAATTAGGCTAGATatagtggctaatgcctgtaatcttagcactttgggaggctaaggcaggaggatcacttgtggtcaggagtttaagaacaccctgggcaacttagcaagaccccatctctacaaaatatttaaaatacccaggcatggtggcatgcttctGATGTTGTAGCTACCCAGGATGCTCAGATGGGagcatctcttgagcccaagtgactgaggctgcagtgaaccaaaattgtaccagtgtactccagcctgggctacaaaatGAGACgttgtcccaaaaaaaaaaaaaaaaaaaaaaggtagtactAGCTAAATTTAATGTAGGCCGGTTCTAAAATAAtgatttgttgctgttgttgttacataattttcttaaatattttgaagattgCGTACTGTTATTGCTCTATTTCGGCATCTCTACGGTGTAACTCTGTCCTCTTTGTTGTTACAACTGTTCACTTAGCAACTAAACTGTATGTTTACAAAGTGATTTTATCTACCTATGAGAAGATTTTAATGAATAGCTCAGTGAATAGTAGAGTTGGTGAGACCAGAGTACAGAACTGTTTGAAGTTTGGGTTAAATTTTTAGAGGAAAATGTTTGATACTATGCATATCATAGTTAAAGCCAATGAAAAAGTTAATataggccagacgcggtggctcatgcctataatcccagcactttgggaggccaaggcaggcagatcacttaaggtcaagagttcgagaccagcctggtcaacatggtaaaaccccatctctattaaaaaaacaaaaactatccagatgtggtggcatgtgcctataatccctgctactctggaggctaaggcaggagaatcacttgaacctgggagatggaggttgcaatgagctgagatcacaccactgcactccagcctaggtgacagagcgagactcccatctcaaaaaaaaaaagagctaatacATGTGAtcactgatgaaataaatgtgatcactgatgaaataaaatgcaattaaGAACTGGTGAGTAGAAAATTCAGAGGGTCAAGAAATTTAACAGAGCAGTTGAACTCATTTGCCTTTATCATTGAGATTAGGTCATCTTTCAGGCTTTTAGTATATGgaccctgtttttaaaaattgtggttttgtttttttcaatgtgaaaaaattaagaaaattgttaCTTTTCTAATTCCTTTTCTATGCCTTGCTTTTCTGTTCACACCTGTATTAATAGCAAtgaaattttttcaattttattttccaataaaaattactttgagTTTTGTTTATGGTAGCTAGCTACTTCCTTGACCTCGATACTAATTTTGATTGAGTTGGTacctgttattaaaaaaaaaacttagttctAATTTATCTTTAGCTAAAAAATGTAATAACTAAAACATGGAGCATATTTAGGATTCTTTCTGCTTTAAATTTGACATTCACTTATTCTCATGTAATTTGTGTTTTGAACACtaccctttttatttatttttattttttagagactgtCTCATTCTTttacctagtctggagtgcactggtgtgatctcagctcaccgtagcctcaacctcctgggctcaagcagtccttgcacctcaccctcccgagtagctggtaccacatgcatacaccaccacacccagctaatttttatttttcttagagtcatggtctcgctatgttgcaggctagtctcgaactcctgggctcaagcagtcttcctgcctcagcctcccaaaagtgctgagattacaggcatgagccaccgtgcccaaacACTACCTTTTTAACTTAGtgaaaaatatttagtgaatgtGATTGATGGTACTTTAATTTTGTCactttgtgtttttatgtttaggtttatttcattcttctgtcAAAAGAAGCTGTTCACAGAATTATTCTGAAGAACCAACTTTGTCCTTAACCAGCTCTTTTGGGACAATTCTGAGGAAATGTTCTAGAAATGAAACATGTTCTTCTAATAATACAATAATCTCTCAGGATCTTGATTATAAAGAAGCAAAATGTAATAAGGAAAAACTACAGTTATTTATTACCCCAGAGGCTCATTCTCTGTCGTTTCTGCAGGAAGGGCAGTATGAAAATGATCCAAAAAGCAGAAAAGTTTCAGATATAAAAGAAGAGGTCTTGGCTGCAGCACATCACCCAGTACAACATTCAAAAGCAGAATATAGTGATACTGACTTTCAATCCCAGAAAAGTCCTTTATATGACCATGAAAATGCCAGCACTCTTATTTTAACTCCTACTTCCAAGGATGTTCTGTCAAACCTAGTCATGATTTCTAGAGGCAAAGAGTCATACAAAATGTCAGACGAGCTCAAAGGTAACAATTATGAGTCTGATTTTGAACTAACCAAAAATATTCCCATGGAAAAGAATCAAGATGTATGTGCTTTAAGTGAAAATTCTAAACATGTTGAGCTGTTGCCACCTGAAAAATACATAAGAGTAGCATCACCTTCAAGAAAGGTACAATTCAACCAAAACACAAATCTAAGAGTAATCCAAAAAGATCAAGAAGAGACTACTTTAATTCCAAAAATAACTGTCAATCCAGACTCTGAAGAACTTTTCTCAGACAATGAGAATAATTTTGTCTTCCAAGTAGCTAATGAAAGGAATAATTTTGCTTTAGGAAATACTAAGGAACTTCATGAAACAGACTTGACTTGTGTAAATGAACCCATTTTCAAGAACTCTACCATGGTTTTATATGCAGACATAGGTGATAAACAAGCAACCCAAGTGTCGATTAAAAAAGATTTGGACTCATCAAATATAGTTTATGATCTTGCAGAGGAGAACAAAAATAGTGTAAAGCAGCATCTAAAAATGACTCTAGGTCAAGATTTACAACCGGACATCTTGAATATAGATAAAATTCCAGACAAAAATAATGATTGCATGGACAAATGGGCAGGACCCTTAGATCCAATTTCAAATCACAGTTTTGGAGGTACTTTCAGAACAGCTTCAAATAAGGAAATCAAGGTCTCTGAACATAACATTAAGAAGAGCAAAATGTTCTTCAAAGATATTGAAGAACAGTATCCTACTAGTTTAGCTTGTGATGAAATTGTAAATACCTTGGCGTTAGATAATCAAAAGAAACTGAGCAAGCCTCAGTCAATTAATACTGTATCTGCACATTTACAGAGCAGTGTAGTTGTTTCTGATTGTAAAAATAGTCATATAACCCCTCAGATGTCATTTTCAAAGCAGGATTTTAATTCAAACCATAACTTAACACCtagccaaaaggcagaaattaCAGAACTTTCTACTATATTAGAAGAATCGGGAAGTCAGTTTGAATTTACTCAGTTTAGAAAACCAAGCTACATATTGCAGAAGAATACATTTGAAGTGCCTGAAAACCAGGTGACTATCTTAAATACTACTTCTGAGGAAAACATAGAGGCTGGTCTTGTCATAATGAATGCCCCATCGATTGGTCAGGTAGACAGCAGCAAGCAATTTGAAGGTACAGTAGGAATTAAACAAAAGTTTGCTGGCTTGTTGAAAAATGACTGTAACAAAAGTGCTTCTGGTTATTTAACAGATGAAAATGAAGTGGAGTTTAGGGGCTTTTATTCTGCTCATGGCGTAAAACTGAATGTTTCTACTGAAGCTCTGCAAAAAGCTGTGAAACTGTTCAGTGATATTGAGAATATTAGTGAGGAAACTTCTGCAGAAGTAGATCCAATAAGTTTATCTTCAAGTAAATTTCATGATTCTGTTGTTTCAATGTTTAAGATAGAAAATCATAATGATAAAACtgtaagtggaaaaaataaatgccaactgatattacaaaataatattgaaatgaCTACTGGGACTTTTGTTGAAGAAATTACTGAAAATTACAAGATAAATACtgaaaatgaagataacaaaTATACTGCTGCCAGTAGAAATTCTCGTAACTTAGAATTTGTTGGCAGTGATTCAAGTAAAAATGATACTGTTTGTATTCATAAAGATGAAAAGGACTTGCCATTTACTGATCAGTACAACATATGTCTTAAATTATCTGGCCAGTTTATGAAGGAGGGAAACACTCAGATTAAAGAAGGTTTGTCAGATTTAACTTTTTTGGAAGTCATGAAAGCTCAAGAAACATGTCATGGTAATACTTCAAATAAAGAACAGTTAACTGCTACTAAAACAgagcaaaatataaaagattttgaGACTTTTGATATATCTTTTCAGACTGCAAGTGGGAAAAATATTAGTGTCACCAAAGAGTCatttaataaaattgtaaatttctttgaTCCGAAACCAGAAGAATTGCATAACTTTTCCTTAAATTCTAAATTACATTCTGacataagaaagaacaaaatggacATTCTAAGTCATGAGGAAACAGacacagttaaaaacaaaatactgaaagaaagtGTCCCAGTTGGTACTGGAAATCAACTAGTGACCTTCCAGGAACGACCCCAAGGTGATGAAAAGATCAAAGAACCTACTCTGTTGGGTTTTCATACAGCTAGtgggaaaaaagttaaaattacaaaGGAATCTTTGGACAAAGTGAAAAATCTTTTTGATGAAAAAGAGCAAGGTACTAGTGAAATCACCAGTTTTAGCCATCAATGGGCAAAGACCCTAAAGTACAGAGAGGCTTGTAAAGACCTTGAATTAGCGTGTGAAACAGTTGAGATCACAACTGCCCCAAAGTGTAAAGAAATGCAGAATTCTCTCAATAATGATAAAAACCTTGTTTCTATTGAGACTGTGGTGCCACCTAAGCTGTTAAGTGATCATT
This genomic window from Macaca fascicularis isolate 582-1 chromosome 17, T2T-MFA8v1.1 contains:
- the BRCA2 gene encoding breast cancer type 2 susceptibility protein isoform X1, with the protein product MSIGSKERPTFFEIFKTRCNKADLGPISLNWFEELSSEAAPYNSEPAEDSEHKNNNYEPNLFKTPQRKPSYNQLASTPIIFKDQGLTLPLYQSPVKELDTFRLDLGRNVPSSKHKSLRTVKAEMHQADDVTCPLLNSCLSESPVVLQCTHVTPQRDKSVVCGSLFHTPKFVKGRQTPKHISESLGAEVDPDMSWSSSLATPPTLSSTVLIVRNEEASETLFPHDTTANVKSSFSNHDKSLKKNDRCIPSVTDSENTNQREATSHRFGRTLGNSFKVNSCKDHIGKSMPNVLEDEVYETVVDTSEEDSFSLCFSKCRTGNLQKVRTSKTRKKIFHEANADECEKSKNQVKEKYSFVSEMESSDTDPLDSNVANQKPFESGSDKISKEVVPSLACEWSQLTLSGLNGTQMEKIPLLHISSCDQNNSEKDLLNTENERKKDFLTSENSLPHISSLPKSEKPLNEETVVNKRDEEQHLESHRDYILAVKQAVSETSPMASSFQGIKKSIFRIRESPKETFNASFSGHVTDPNFKKETEASESGLEIHTVCSRKDDSLCPNSIDNGSWPAATTQTSVASKNAGLISTLKKKTNKFIYAIRDETSYQGKKIPKDQKSELMNCSAQFEANAFEAPLTFANADSGLFHSSVKRSCSQNYSEEPTLSLTSSFGTILRKCSRNETCSSNNTIISQDLDYKEAKCNKEKLQLFITPEAHSLSFLQEGQYENDPKSRKVSDIKEEVLAAAHHPVQHSKAEYSDTDFQSQKSPLYDHENASTLILTPTSKDVLSNLVMISRGKESYKMSDELKGNNYESDFELTKNIPMEKNQDVCALSENSKHVELLPPEKYIRVASPSRKVQFNQNTNLRVIQKDQEETTLIPKITVNPDSEELFSDNENNFVFQVANERNNFALGNTKELHETDLTCVNEPIFKNSTMVLYADIGDKQATQVSIKKDLDSSNIVYDLAEENKNSVKQHLKMTLGQDLQPDILNIDKIPDKNNDCMDKWAGPLDPISNHSFGGTFRTASNKEIKVSEHNIKKSKMFFKDIEEQYPTSLACDEIVNTLALDNQKKLSKPQSINTVSAHLQSSVVVSDCKNSHITPQMSFSKQDFNSNHNLTPSQKAEITELSTILEESGSQFEFTQFRKPSYILQKNTFEVPENQVTILNTTSEENIEAGLVIMNAPSIGQVDSSKQFEGTVGIKQKFAGLLKNDCNKSASGYLTDENEVEFRGFYSAHGVKLNVSTEALQKAVKLFSDIENISEETSAEVDPISLSSSKFHDSVVSMFKIENHNDKTVSGKNKCQLILQNNIEMTTGTFVEEITENYKINTENEDNKYTAASRNSRNLEFVGSDSSKNDTVCIHKDEKDLPFTDQYNICLKLSGQFMKEGNTQIKEGLSDLTFLEVMKAQETCHGNTSNKEQLTATKTEQNIKDFETFDISFQTASGKNISVTKESFNKIVNFFDPKPEELHNFSLNSKLHSDIRKNKMDILSHEETDTVKNKILKESVPVGTGNQLVTFQERPQGDEKIKEPTLLGFHTASGKKVKITKESLDKVKNLFDEKEQGTSEITSFSHQWAKTLKYREACKDLELACETVEITTAPKCKEMQNSLNNDKNLVSIETVVPPKLLSDHLCRQTENFKTSKSIFLKVKVHENAEKETAKSPATCYTNQSPYSVIENSALAFYTSCSRKRSVSQTSLLEAKQWLREGIFDDQPERINTADYVGNSLYENNSKNTIAESDKNHPSEKQDTTINNSSMSNSYSYLSDEVYSDSGYLSKSKLDSGIEPVLKKVEDQKNTSFSKVISSVKDANTYPQTVNEGICVEELVTSSSPCKNKNAAIKLSISNCNNFEVGPPAFSTASGKIICVSHETIKKVKEIFTDSFGKVIKENNENKSNICQTKIVAGCYEALDDSEDIFHNSLDSDECSMHSHKVFADIQSEEILQHNQNMSGLEQVSKMSPFDVSLETSDICKCSIGKLPKSVPSTNTCGIFSTASGKSVQVSDASLQKARQVFSEIEDSTKQVFSKVLFKSNEHSDQLTREENTTIHTPKHLISSQKDFSHNVVNSSAFSGFSTASGKQVSISESSLHKVKGMLEEFDIIRTEHSLHYSPTSRQNVSKILPCVDKRTPEHCVNSEMEKACSKEFNLSNNFNVEGGSSENNHSIKVSPSLSQFKQDKQQLVLGTKVSLVENIHVLGKEQASPENVKMEIGKTEAFSDVLVKTNIEVCSTYSKDSENYFETEAVEIAKAFMEDGELTDSELPSHATHSLFTCPQNEEMVLSNSRIGKRRGEALISAGEPPIKRNLLNEFDRIIENQEKSLKPSKSTPDDGVLLLLPRLECSDTISADLYFHLLGSRDSPASASRVAGITGTIKDRRLFMHHVSLEPITCVPFCTTKERQEIQNPNFTAPGQEFLSKSHLYEHLTLEKSSSNLAVSGHPFYQVSATRNEKMRHLITTGKPTKVFIPPFKTKSHFHRDEQCVRNINLEENKQKQNIDGHGSGDSKNKINDNEIHQFNKNNSNQAATVIFTKCEEEPLDLITSLQNARDIQDMRIKKKQRQRIFPQPGSLYLAKTSTLPRISLKAAVGGQVPSACSHKQLYMYGVSKHCIKINSKNAESFQFYTQDYFGKESLWAGKGIQLADGGWLIPSNDGKAGKEEFYRALCDTPGVDPKLISRIWVYNHYRWIIWKLAAMECAFPKEFANRCLSPERVLLQLKYRQV